A single genomic interval of Oryza sativa Japonica Group chromosome 7, ASM3414082v1 harbors:
- the LOC4344248 gene encoding probable histone-arginine methyltransferase CARM1 isoform 2 (isoform 2 is encoded by transcript variant 2), whose product MASPDLFPNVSFSHVSVPAAAGASTEVTGGATAVFGGDASTGAPRLSLVWSGETQAKHTLEIDLSDAQIFKLGPTEWLCVSGESEAKDGVEEKSYSRAIKVVLRTEAESKAFYLAFQQWKHRVISGKAGEPLENGLIIGSKSKFDTKIEASSAKMYFHYYGQLLHQQNMLQDFVRTGTYYAAVMENRSDFEGRVVVDVGAGSGILSLFAAQAGARHVYAVEASEMAEHAQRLISGNPSLGQRITVIKGKVEEVELPEKADILISEPMGTLLVNERMLESYVIARDRFLVPGGKMFPTTGRIHMAPFSDEYLYVEMANKALFWQQHNFFGVDLTPLHGSAFQGYFSQPVVDAFDPRLLVSPPTFHTLDFTTMKEEELYEIDIPLNFVASVGTRVHGLACWFDVLFNGSTVQRWLTTAPGSPTTHWYQLRCILSQPLYVMAGQEITGRLHLVAHSAQSYTIYLTMSAKMWGEGAEQGGILQTSTAKLELKEPYYRLSQPQPYVMQQDQQQQQLPSLQPQSPLWDYHYGQD is encoded by the exons ATGGCGTCGCCGGACCTGTTCCCGAACGTCTCCTTCTCCCATGtctccgtccccgccgccgcgggcgcgtcgacggaggtcaccggcggcgccacGGCCGTGTTCGGCGGGGACGCGTCCACCGGGGCCCCGCGCCTCAGCCTCGTCTGGTCCGGGGAGACCCAGGCGAAGCACACGCTCGAGATCGATCTCTCTGACGCGCAG ATATTTAAGCTGGGGCCGACGGAGTGGCTGTGCGTGAGCGGCGAGTCGGAGGCTAAGGACGGTGTGGAGGAG AAGTCATATTCAAGAGCAATTAAGGTTGTTCTTAGGACAGAAGCTGAGAGCAAAGCCTTCTATTTAGCTTTTCAACAATGGAAACACCGAGTGATTAGTGGAAAAGCTG GTGAACCTTTGGAAAATGGATTAATAATTGGTTCTAAAAGCAAATTTGATACAAAAATTGAGGCCTCATCAGCAAAGATGTATTTCCACTACTATGGCCAGTTATTACATCAGCAAAATATGTTGCAAGACTTTGTCAGGACAG GAACATACTATGCTGCTGTAATGGAAAATCGATCCGATTTTGAGGGTCGAGTTGTGGTTGATGTTGGAGCTGGTAGTGGCATTCTTTCATTATTTGCTGCACAG GCTGGTGCCAGACATGTATATGCAGTTGAGGCATCTGAAATGGCTGAACATGCTCAGCGTCTTATTTCTGGAAACCCATCTCTTGGACAAAGAATAACG GTCATCAAAGGCAAAGTTGAGGAAGTTGAACTTCCAGAGAAAGCTGACATACTTATTTCGGAGCCTATGG GAACCCTCTTGGTGAATGAAAGGATGCTGGAGTCCTATGTTATAGCTAGAGACAGATTCCTTGTGCCAGGTGGTAAAATGTTTCCAACAACTGGAAG GATTCATATGGCTCCATTTTCCGATGAATACCTCTATGTTGAAATGGCAAACAAG GCTCTCTTCTGGCAGCAGCATAACTTTTTTGGTGTTGATCTTACACCTTTGCATGGTTCAGCATTCCAGGGGTATTTTTCACAG CCTGTGGTGGATGCATTCGATCCAAGATTATTGGTTTCTCCGCCTACGTTTCATACGCTTGATTTCACTACCATGAAG GAAGAGGAGCTTTACGAGATTGACATTCCCCTAAATTTTGTGGCCTCTGTTGGCACTAGGGTGCATGGGCTAGCTTGTTGGTTTGATGTATTGTTCAATGGGAG CACTGTCCAGAGGTGGCTTACCACTGCTCCAGGCTCCCCTACGACTCACTGGTATCAACTACGATGCATACTTTCACAGCCATTATATGTCATGGCAGGACAAGAAATAACAGGACGACTTCATCTGGTAGCCCACAGTGCACAAAGCTACACGATATACTTGACGATGTCAG CTAAAATGTGGGGTGAGGGGGCAGAACAAGGTGGCATCCTGCAGACATCCACAGCCAAACTTGAACTCAAGGAGCCATACTACAGGCTGTCTCAACCACAACCATATGTGATGCAACaagaccagcagcagcagcagttacCATCTTTGCAGCCACAG AGTCCTCTCTGGGACTATCACTACGGACAAGATTAG
- the LOC4344248 gene encoding probable histone-arginine methyltransferase CARM1 isoform 1 (isoform 1 is encoded by transcript variant 1) → MASPDLFPNVSFSHVSVPAAAGASTEVTGGATAVFGGDASTGAPRLSLVWSGETQAKHTLEIDLSDAQIFKLGPTEWLCVSGESEAKDGVEEKSYSRAIKVVLRTEAESKAFYLAFQQWKHRVISGKAGEPLENGLIIGSKSKFDTKIEASSAKMYFHYYGQLLHQQNMLQDFVRTGTYYAAVMENRSDFEGRVVVDVGAGSGILSLFAAQAGARHVYAVEASEMAEHAQRLISGNPSLGQRITVIKGKVEEVELPEKADILISEPMGTLLVNERMLESYVIARDRFLVPGGKMFPTTGRIHMAPFSDEYLYVEMANKALFWQQHNFFGVDLTPLHGSAFQGYFSQPVVDAFDPRLLVSPPTFHTLDFTTMKEEELYEIDIPLNFVASVGTRVHGLACWFDVLFNGSTVQRWLTTAPGSPTTHWYQLRCILSQPLYVMAGQEITGRLHLVAHSAQSYTIYLTMSAKMWGEGAEQGGILQTSTAKLELKEPYYRLSQPQPYVMQQDQQQQQLPSLQPQGSEQQMQDGLSPSITIEPDQDSAAFTR, encoded by the exons ATGGCGTCGCCGGACCTGTTCCCGAACGTCTCCTTCTCCCATGtctccgtccccgccgccgcgggcgcgtcgacggaggtcaccggcggcgccacGGCCGTGTTCGGCGGGGACGCGTCCACCGGGGCCCCGCGCCTCAGCCTCGTCTGGTCCGGGGAGACCCAGGCGAAGCACACGCTCGAGATCGATCTCTCTGACGCGCAG ATATTTAAGCTGGGGCCGACGGAGTGGCTGTGCGTGAGCGGCGAGTCGGAGGCTAAGGACGGTGTGGAGGAG AAGTCATATTCAAGAGCAATTAAGGTTGTTCTTAGGACAGAAGCTGAGAGCAAAGCCTTCTATTTAGCTTTTCAACAATGGAAACACCGAGTGATTAGTGGAAAAGCTG GTGAACCTTTGGAAAATGGATTAATAATTGGTTCTAAAAGCAAATTTGATACAAAAATTGAGGCCTCATCAGCAAAGATGTATTTCCACTACTATGGCCAGTTATTACATCAGCAAAATATGTTGCAAGACTTTGTCAGGACAG GAACATACTATGCTGCTGTAATGGAAAATCGATCCGATTTTGAGGGTCGAGTTGTGGTTGATGTTGGAGCTGGTAGTGGCATTCTTTCATTATTTGCTGCACAG GCTGGTGCCAGACATGTATATGCAGTTGAGGCATCTGAAATGGCTGAACATGCTCAGCGTCTTATTTCTGGAAACCCATCTCTTGGACAAAGAATAACG GTCATCAAAGGCAAAGTTGAGGAAGTTGAACTTCCAGAGAAAGCTGACATACTTATTTCGGAGCCTATGG GAACCCTCTTGGTGAATGAAAGGATGCTGGAGTCCTATGTTATAGCTAGAGACAGATTCCTTGTGCCAGGTGGTAAAATGTTTCCAACAACTGGAAG GATTCATATGGCTCCATTTTCCGATGAATACCTCTATGTTGAAATGGCAAACAAG GCTCTCTTCTGGCAGCAGCATAACTTTTTTGGTGTTGATCTTACACCTTTGCATGGTTCAGCATTCCAGGGGTATTTTTCACAG CCTGTGGTGGATGCATTCGATCCAAGATTATTGGTTTCTCCGCCTACGTTTCATACGCTTGATTTCACTACCATGAAG GAAGAGGAGCTTTACGAGATTGACATTCCCCTAAATTTTGTGGCCTCTGTTGGCACTAGGGTGCATGGGCTAGCTTGTTGGTTTGATGTATTGTTCAATGGGAG CACTGTCCAGAGGTGGCTTACCACTGCTCCAGGCTCCCCTACGACTCACTGGTATCAACTACGATGCATACTTTCACAGCCATTATATGTCATGGCAGGACAAGAAATAACAGGACGACTTCATCTGGTAGCCCACAGTGCACAAAGCTACACGATATACTTGACGATGTCAG CTAAAATGTGGGGTGAGGGGGCAGAACAAGGTGGCATCCTGCAGACATCCACAGCCAAACTTGAACTCAAGGAGCCATACTACAGGCTGTCTCAACCACAACCATATGTGATGCAACaagaccagcagcagcagcagttacCATCTTTGCAGCCACAG GGATCTGAGCAGCAGATGCAAGATGGTCTTAGCCCTAGTATAACGattgaaccagaccaagactCGGCGGCCTTCACTAGATAG